In the Pectinatus sottacetonis genome, TGCGTCCTTACCATCCTATAATTGAAAAGCTCCTCGACTACCGAATGTGGAACAAACTAAAAAGCACTTATCTTGACGGATTATACACCCTTATAGATGAAACGACCCAGCGTATCCACACAACTTTCAACCAGACTGTAACAGCAACCGGGCGTCTCAGCAGCTCTGACCCCAATCTACAGAATATCCCCGTAAGAACAGAAGCCGGCAAAAAAATCAGGAGCCTGTTCGAACCAGAAAAAGGCTTTGATCTATTTCTATCAGCTGATTATTCCCAGATAGAACTACGAATCCTTGCTCACATGTCCGGCGATAAAAATTTCATTGAAGCGTTTAACCTGAACCAGGATATCCATTCACGCACAGCTTCAGAAATTTTTAATATTCCGCTTACTGATGTAACACCTGACCTGCGCCGCCGCGCCAAAGCCATAAATTTCGGGCTTGTATATGGTAAAAGTGATTATGGCTTAGCTCAGGAATTACATATTCCGCGTCAGGAAGCTGCTGAATATATCGAAAATTATTTTGCCAAATATGCCGGTGTAAAAAAATATCTTGATACCATTATCGAAGATGCCCATGAAAAAGGCTACACAACCACTTTATTCGGGCGGCGCCGTTACCTTCCGGGAATCAAAAGCAAAAACTACAACATCCGTACCCAAAATGAACGCATGGCTATGAATACACCTATTCAGGGAACTGCAGCTGACATTATCAAAATGGCAATGATTGCCACATGGAATAAAATAAACAAGCAGAAACTGCACAGCCGTATTCTATTACAGGTACATGATGAACTTGTAATAGAAACCATAAAAGAAGAAATCCCCTTACTAAAAAATATTCTGCATGAAACCATGCAGAATATAGTAAAACTATCTGTCCCCCTGACAATAGATATAAATACTGGCAGCAATTGGGCTGATACAAAATAAGGCTCTAAAAGAATCTCATTGAATTTTTCAATGAGATTCTTTTATTTTGATTTCCCTGATACCATTAGTCCAATGACCTGGGACCATATTAAGTTTTGACAAATCATAAGGTGTTTCCTGATATACATAATAATTGAGCCAATTAGCAAACAATAAATTTGCAACACTACGCCATTTAACAACCGGCTCCCGCGCAGGATCATCATCAGGATAATAATTACAGGGAATCTGCACTTTTATTCCTGCTTTTATATCACGTTCATATTCCCATTTAAGCGTCAAAGGATCATATTCAGCATGACCTGTTATAAAAAACTGTCGTTTTGTTAAATTTGCCACAGCATAAACCCCGCAGCGGCTGTCTGACTCTGCCAGTATAGTAAGCTCCGGTACCTTTTCAATATCGCTGCGCCTTACCTCAGTATGGCGTGAATGTGGCACATAAAATTCATCATCAAAGCCACGAAATAATTTTTCATGCTCAACCAGCAAGTGATGTTTGTACACACCAAAGATTTTTGGTGCTATTGAATACTTAGGAATATTATAATGATAATATAATCCAGCTTGTGCCCCCCAGCAAATATGAAAAGAAGAAAACGCGTGCGTTTCACTCCACTTCATAATCTGGCACACTTCTTCCCAATACGCCACATCTTCATATTCCATCTGTTCTACAGGTGCTCCTGTCATTATAAAACCATCATAAATATTATCCTTGACATCTTCAAACGTTCCATAAAATTCCGTCAAATAATCTTCTGATGTATGTGCCGGCATATAAGACTTTGTATATATAAAATCAACTTCCACCTGCAGTGAAGTATTGCCCAGCAATCGTAAAAGCTGCGTTTCAGTGACCGTCTTCAATGGCATTAAATTAAGTATGAGTATCCGCAGCGGCCTGATGTCCTGCTTATAAGCCCGTTCAGCATCCATTACAAAGATATTTTCACTCTCTAAAATCTGGGTAGCTGGCAGATTATTTGGTATTTTTATCGGCATAGCTTCACTTCCTAATGATAAAATTGTGCTAATTTTAGCATAAGACAGCTTTTACGTCAAACTGTCCTTTTTACTCCCTGTCCATTAAAATCAGGAACAAACTTTTTAGAAGAAGTACCCCGCTCCTGTACAAAACAATTTTTTATTCCCAGCTCAAGAGCCGCATCAATAACCTTTTGATATTCATACGTTGTAATTTTCCGATTGATTTTTGAAAATTCCTTCGCCCTGTACATTGGTACATACTGGTTCATTAAACTTATATAAATATTATCCCCGAAATTTTCCCACAGCCATTTAACAATTCTTATACTATCCTTATACAGCCACGGTAAAATTAAATGGCGCACTAAAACACCCTTCTTCATCATTTTATCTTCCATGACAAAAGGCCCTGTTATTGAAAACATTTTTTTAATAGCTGCACTTGCCGTTTTAAAATAATCCGGGGCATTAGAATACTTTACCGCCGGCACATCCGAAAAATACTTCAAATCCGGCAGAAAAACATCCACATAATCAGCAAACAACTCAATCGTATCTGCTGATTCATAGCCATTTGAATTATATACTACCGGGATACAAAGTCCCTTCTTGCGTGCCTTAGCCAATGCTTTTACCACTGTTTCCGCATAATGCATAGGAGTGACAAGCTCTATACACTCCACATTTCTTTGCTGCTGTTCCAAAAATATTTCTGCCAGGCGTTCTTCGCTTACCCTTATTCCATATCCATTGGCACTTATTTCATAATTCTGACAAAATACACACCGCATATTACAATGAGAAAAAAAGACCGTACCCGCTCCTTTTTTTCCCGAAATACATGGTTCTTCCCATTTATGCACACTGACCAGTGCCACTTCCGGTTCAATCGCAGCACCGCAAAAGCCTAAATCGCCATCATTACGGCTCACCCTGCACTGTCGTGGACACAATGAACACCTTTTCATATGTAAAACTCTCTCCCAGACAATACCATTAAATACTCAAATCTATCCTTAATCCATACCTTATCTGCCACAGGATAATTATAACCTGCCAAAACCGCAGGTTATAATTCCACACAGACATTTTTAAATTTATTATTACAACATTATTTTACGCCCGCAGCCCTGCCAGATATCCAACAGAAATTTTGCGGAAAGAATCTATCTTCATATCCGCAGCTGACACATCCTGCTGGCACATCTTATAATCAGGATTACAATAAGCTATACAATAACATCCAGCCTTTTTAGCCGCAATTACGCCTGCCGCTGCATCCTCAAAAACGACACAATCACAGGGAGCCATGCCCAGCTTATCAGCTGCCAATAAATATATAGCCGGATTTGGTTTACTTTCCGGCAGCTCCGCTCCACTTAAAATAACATTAAAATAAGAAAATATATTCAATTTCTTTAAAAACGTTTCTATATTGCGTCGTGCTGAAGATGATGCCAAAGCAAGCGGAACCCCATTTTCATGCAGCTTAGTAATTAACTCCACCACACCATCTATTGCCGGCACATTATCGCTTTCCGCCGCACAATTTAAAAACAACTCATGTTTTCTTGCTACAATTTTCTCCAGGGAAATATCCTTTCCCGATCTTCTGATAAAATCTCCAAAAAAATCATTAGCCGAACGGCCAAAATAAGGCAGGCACTGCTCCCGCGAACATTCTATCCCATATTCTGCCAGAGTTTCAATCTTTGTTTTTGTATGGAGAATCTCACTGTCAATAATAACCCCGTCCATATCAAATATTACTGCTTTCATTTTACCATCCTTTAAAAAAATTATATTGTAATTATAACATCTTTTATTTAGCATGTCATTCATCACATATATTCCCAAAATCCCTTAATATTATTACAAAAAGTTATAAAAAAATAACTTGCTAAATACGCTGCAATAACGTAAACTTAGTTATAGTTTCATTATTATTTTTTTATAAAAATGGAGGATATATATAATGAAAAAAGTTTTCAGCGTTGTTTTTACAGCTGTTTTTGCTATATGCGTTTTGGGATTCTTTTCACCAGCACAAGCATCAGCAGCCAGCTTAGGATCATTAAATATCAGAGAAGTATTAGCTTCCTATCCTGACGTACAAACTACAAACGCTGCCATTGATCTCGAACGTCAAAAAGCCCAGACTGAATTCAATAAAAAGGCTGCATCACTTGATGAAAAAGGCAAAAAAGAACTTTTTGAAAAAATCAACGCTCAGGTTGAAACTCGTCAGGAAGAACTTTTGAAACCAATAAGAGAAAAAATCAAAAAAGCAGTTGAAGCTGTAGCCAAAGAAAAGGGTCTTGACACTATAGTTGATGCTTCCGTTATTATTTATGGCGGTCAGGATATCACTAAAGACGTAATAGAAAAATTAAAAACGATGTAATCAAAAAGACAGTCCAAACGGACTGCCTTTTTTAGTAATTTCTTGACAACTGCTTATCTTTAAATTATAATAGATACGTTATTTGCTGGCATAGCTCAGTTGGTAGAGCAGGTCATTCGTAATGATCAGGTCGTAGGTTCAATTCCTATTGCCAGCTCCATATGTATATCAAGGCTTCCAAGGTTATCGGAAGTCTTTTTGTTGTATTTAAGTAGAAATCCCCTTTTTAGTCCCCTTTTATTCACAAAACTATTAAAAACTAAACACCTAAATTTCTTATCCATTAATTCTTTTTACTTTAGTCAATAATATATCTTTTCGTACCTCATCAGTTAAATATTTTTGTTTTAGATAACGTTCCCGTTCTTTATCTAAATCTTCATGTAATAGTAAATATGATCTAATAATACGTAATACCATAGTTTTTAATAATGGTTTTTCATGCTGATGCAAATTATCTACTTTTTTTAAAAATGATTCAATTCTTCCTACTTGTTCTTCCATTATCAAATTTTGTATATTATAAGTATTATTATTATCATTTTTGTATTTATCAAATAAATTAATAGTATCCTTATTTACTGAGACGCTAGCAATATCTTTATAAAGAGCTAATATACTAGCAATAGTATAATCTTGAAAAAAAATTTTCAAATCATTTTTAGAAGGCATATTTTCATTTTCATCTATTTTTATTTCTTTTATTGATTTCCATATATATTCTATTAAATTATCAAAATTTTTATCAACTTCATTAAACCACCTATATATAATTTTATTAGTATAGCTATAAATCATATGAACAATATTTTCTTTTTTTGTAGCTAATAACATATATGAAAAATTGGGTAATGTAGCCGCAATTAATCTTAATAATTGCATTGCTTTTGATAATTGGTAACTATTATTTTTTTTCGATTCATCATCATATTTATAAATATCAACATCTTTACTTTCTTGTACTACGCTAATTTGACTTTCTGCTTTTATTTTACTTCTTTTTATTTGCTTTCTTTCATCATCATCAGGAGCTTTCACTTCTTTATTTATTCTAAAATCTTCTATATATGATATGTTATAATTATCATCTTCAAAATTAAATTCATCCCAATTATCAATATATTTAAACGCAGCATTATAAACATAATCTAATATACCAGTATGTTGTTTAATATATGATAGAAATAACAAGATATTTCCATTAATACCAAAACAAATGTTTTCTATGACATCTTCAATTGCTTTTTTTGCTTTCTCAACATCTGATGTATATAACCTACTAAGTTTTCTTGCAACAAAAAATGCCAAATAATTATTATTTGAAAAGACTATATTCCATCCATTACCTTCCTCTAGAATTTTAGATTTTTTTAAAACTTCAAAAAATGTTTTTGAATTAATATTTTGATCATAGTCTATATTATACTGCTCGATTATGCTGTTAAACGTTTCTTGTTTTAATGGATATTTTTTTTCAAAATGTATGACATACGCAAGTTCATCCAATACATAAAAGTATGTATTCACTGACATAGATTTATCTTCATTTTGAATTGCTGTCATAATATTATGTTCAAAAACCATATTAAATATATCATAATTATTATTTTTGCATTCTCCTGCTTCTTTTATAAAATATAATACATACTGAATTATAAAATCTGGATTACGATTAAATAATCTTATTTGATTACTAATAAAATTTTCAATATCTTTTGCTATATCTTCTTTGTTATCTTTATTTTCTAGTTCTTTAGAAATTTTTACTGAAATTATTTTTTTTATTAACTCTAATCTCTTATCAGAATAAAATTCTGTCAGAGTATATACATTAAATCGCGAATCTAATATATATTTTTCTTGTGCCTTCTTTACTATATCTGTTTCATATAGCTCTTGAGATAAAATAATAACCTTACCAAATTCTTCAAAAATATTAGCTATTACGTCTTCTACTAAGTCAGAATTAATTTTATCAAAATCATCAATTACTGCTATCCTTTTTTCTTTTGCTACCTGCAAAAATCTATCATATTCATAATTATTATCACCATATTGTTCTATAAATGTTGTTTTTATTATTGTATTTAATTTACGTTTAGAAAAATCATCTCCATAGAATATAATAGGTATTTTCCCATTTTTAGAAAAATTTAAAAATATATATTGTGCAAAGATTGACTTTCCAGAATCAGAATATCCTTTGATTAATAAATAGTTTTCTTTTTCTAATGTTTTAATAAAACTATCTAAATCGCAAATTTCCATATCTTTTTTTGTATCGTCGTCTTTTTCTAATCTAGGAAAAATATAGTAATCTAAAATGTTTTTTGTAATTTTATATTTTTTATCTTCTTGCATCGCCTTAATAGTTTCTGGTTTTGGATAAATCCAATCTTTTCTACATTTTTTTCTACTTAAAACATATTCTGAATTATTTTCTTCTTTATAAAACCCATACAAAACCTCTTTACTTTTCCATGCATATTTTTTTACTTGTATCTTATTTATATCTGTATCAATAACCGCAATATTAAAACTACTCTTATTGACATCATCTAATACGCCACCATCAATTATACACAAATTAGAATTTACATCTGTGTACTTATTATTAAAGCATCTTGGATTATGCTCATGCCCCACTAATAATATTGATGTTCCTGCATACAATGCTTCTTCCAATTTACCTTTTATGCATTCTGCAAACCATTCATAATTATGGTGCATAATAGTTAATACTATATTGCATTTATCGTTATCCTCATTTTCAGTTAAATACAATTCTTCAATACTATTTTCAGGAATATAATGCAGCCCTTTATCATTATCTAAAGTAGAAAAAATTGCTGAATTAATCAAGTTAACTCGCATTTTCAGTGTTCCAAATTGTAATATTTTTTTATGCAAAAAAATATTACAATCTGTAAAACAATGCTTTCTACTAGCAAATAAATAAAATTCATCTAATCCTTTAGATGAATCATTATATAATAACTCTTTTGAGTTTACTGAAAACCAATCTTCTATATCTTGTGATTTTATTTTTACATTATCATAATTCATATCATGATTTCCTGGCACAACTAATATCTGAATAAATGTATCAATATTTAATTTATCACTAACAATTGAAATAAATTTACCTAATAAATATTTT is a window encoding:
- a CDS encoding HAD family hydrolase; the encoded protein is MKAVIFDMDGVIIDSEILHTKTKIETLAEYGIECSREQCLPYFGRSANDFFGDFIRRSGKDISLEKIVARKHELFLNCAAESDNVPAIDGVVELITKLHENGVPLALASSSARRNIETFLKKLNIFSYFNVILSGAELPESKPNPAIYLLAADKLGMAPCDCVVFEDAAAGVIAAKKAGCYCIAYCNPDYKMCQQDVSAADMKIDSFRKISVGYLAGLRA
- a CDS encoding radical SAM protein; translation: MKRCSLCPRQCRVSRNDGDLGFCGAAIEPEVALVSVHKWEEPCISGKKGAGTVFFSHCNMRCVFCQNYEISANGYGIRVSEERLAEIFLEQQQRNVECIELVTPMHYAETVVKALAKARKKGLCIPVVYNSNGYESADTIELFADYVDVFLPDLKYFSDVPAVKYSNAPDYFKTASAAIKKMFSITGPFVMEDKMMKKGVLVRHLILPWLYKDSIRIVKWLWENFGDNIYISLMNQYVPMYRAKEFSKINRKITTYEYQKVIDAALELGIKNCFVQERGTSSKKFVPDFNGQGVKRTV
- a CDS encoding OmpH family outer membrane protein is translated as MKKVFSVVFTAVFAICVLGFFSPAQASAASLGSLNIREVLASYPDVQTTNAAIDLERQKAQTEFNKKAASLDEKGKKELFEKINAQVETRQEELLKPIREKIKKAVEAVAKEKGLDTIVDASVIIYGGQDITKDVIEKLKTM
- the metA gene encoding homoserine O-acetyltransferase MetA translates to MPIKIPNNLPATQILESENIFVMDAERAYKQDIRPLRILILNLMPLKTVTETQLLRLLGNTSLQVEVDFIYTKSYMPAHTSEDYLTEFYGTFEDVKDNIYDGFIMTGAPVEQMEYEDVAYWEEVCQIMKWSETHAFSSFHICWGAQAGLYYHYNIPKYSIAPKIFGVYKHHLLVEHEKLFRGFDDEFYVPHSRHTEVRRSDIEKVPELTILAESDSRCGVYAVANLTKRQFFITGHAEYDPLTLKWEYERDIKAGIKVQIPCNYYPDDDPAREPVVKWRSVANLLFANWLNYYVYQETPYDLSKLNMVPGHWTNGIREIKIKESH
- a CDS encoding metallophosphoesterase; this encodes MKILILHLSDLHIRDKYTISTEKINKLGEAVSQFRDKIDECIIVLSGDIVFSGKCSQYGVAKYLLGKFISIVSDKLNIDTFIQILVVPGNHDMNYDNVKIKSQDIEDWFSVNSKELLYNDSSKGLDEFYLFASRKHCFTDCNIFLHKKILQFGTLKMRVNLINSAIFSTLDNDKGLHYIPENSIEELYLTENEDNDKCNIVLTIMHHNYEWFAECIKGKLEEALYAGTSILLVGHEHNPRCFNNKYTDVNSNLCIIDGGVLDDVNKSSFNIAVIDTDINKIQVKKYAWKSKEVLYGFYKEENNSEYVLSRKKCRKDWIYPKPETIKAMQEDKKYKITKNILDYYIFPRLEKDDDTKKDMEICDLDSFIKTLEKENYLLIKGYSDSGKSIFAQYIFLNFSKNGKIPIIFYGDDFSKRKLNTIIKTTFIEQYGDNNYEYDRFLQVAKEKRIAVIDDFDKINSDLVEDVIANIFEEFGKVIILSQELYETDIVKKAQEKYILDSRFNVYTLTEFYSDKRLELIKKIISVKISKELENKDNKEDIAKDIENFISNQIRLFNRNPDFIIQYVLYFIKEAGECKNNNYDIFNMVFEHNIMTAIQNEDKSMSVNTYFYVLDELAYVIHFEKKYPLKQETFNSIIEQYNIDYDQNINSKTFFEVLKKSKILEEGNGWNIVFSNNNYLAFFVARKLSRLYTSDVEKAKKAIEDVIENICFGINGNILLFLSYIKQHTGILDYVYNAAFKYIDNWDEFNFEDDNYNISYIEDFRINKEVKAPDDDERKQIKRSKIKAESQISVVQESKDVDIYKYDDESKKNNSYQLSKAMQLLRLIAATLPNFSYMLLATKKENIVHMIYSYTNKIIYRWFNEVDKNFDNLIEYIWKSIKEIKIDENENMPSKNDLKIFFQDYTIASILALYKDIASVSVNKDTINLFDKYKNDNNNTYNIQNLIMEEQVGRIESFLKKVDNLHQHEKPLLKTMVLRIIRSYLLLHEDLDKERERYLKQKYLTDEVRKDILLTKVKRING